The genomic interval CCATCGGGGAACGGCAGATGTTGCCGGTGCAGACGAAGCAGACGCGGTAGGTCATCCTGGTCAGTCCCCGTCGGGCAGGACGACGTTCAGGGCCCAGGAGACGACGGAGATGATCAGGCCGCCCAGGACGGCCGTCCAGAAGCCCTCCACGTGGAAGCTCAGGTCGAGCTGGCCGGCGAGCCAGGAGGTGAGCAGCAGCATCAGGGCGTTCACCACCAGGGTGAACAGGCCCAGGGTCAGGATGAGCAGCGGCAGGCTCAGCAGGTTGACCACCGGCTTGACCAGGACGTTCACCACGCCGAAGATCAGCGCCACCAGGAGCAGGGTGCCGATCTCCTTGCCGGTGTCGTCCCCGGTCAGGGTGATCTTGTCGAGGAGCCAGACCGCGACCGCGAGGGCTCCCGCGTTGGCGACCGTCTTGACTAGGAAATTCTTCATGTGTCTGATCGTTGCAGACAGCATCGTGATCGGGCAGTGAGAGAACAGGGGCGGGACCAGTGAAGGCATTCCGGCTGGACGAACTGGAAGCGGAACGCGCCGCGAACGACGGGGCGTACCTGCAGTTCCTGCGGGAACGGAACATGTCGGTCGGCCTCTACGCCCTGGACGCCGGCGCCCAGGACCCGCAGCAGCCGCACGGCCAGGACGAGGTGTACTTCGTGGTCAGCGGCCGCGCCTCGATCACCGTCGGCACGGAGACCACGGAAGTGGCGCGCGGCAGCGTCGTCTACGTACCGGCCGGGGTACCGCACAAGTTCCACCACATCAGCGAGGACCTGCGGGTCCTGGTGGTGTTCTCTCCCCCGGAGAGCTGAGGCCCGGTCTCGGGGTTCCCTAGGGGACGGGTCAGGGGAGGACAAGGGATCCAGGGCCCCCGCCGGACCCCCGGCCGCCCTAGCATCGAGTGCAGGACGTCATCGACACGACCCGGCGGGCAGCGGGCGGAGAGGTAAGGACGAGGCCATGCGAGAGATCTTCACGGGACTGCCGTGGTGGGTGAAGTGGATCGCGGTGCCGGTCATCGCCCTGGTGGTGTTCGGCGGTCTGATAGCGAGCGTGGTCGGCTTCGTCGTCGGCCTGCTCTTCAAGGCGCTGGTCTTCGTCGCCCTGGTCGGCGGACTGATCTACGTCGTGCGGAAGTTCACGGCGAGTTCCTCCTCGCGCGACTGGTGAGCCGACGGGAACCGGCGGGACGGTAACAGGAAGCGCCGGTTCCCTCGGGTGGGGGAAGTTTCCGCTCAGGACCTCCTGGGAGCGGTGACGGCCGGTTAGAGTCCGGAACTCGACGCGGGGCCGGTCCCCGCGAGCGGCGACCCCACCACCCGTGTTCCCCGCACGGGCTGCCCCCTCGCGTTACGGGAGTGACCCTTGGCCACGACTGGCACCGCCCCCGCCTCTCGGACCGCGGTCCCCCCGCAGCCCCGTTCTCCGGCACCGCCCGCCTCTCCCGCCGGTGCGACTCTCATCGGCTCGGTCCAGCGCGCCATGCGCCTGCTGGAGACCGTCGCCGGTCACGAGCACGGTGCCCCGGCCAAACAGCTGGCCCGGGAGACCGGGCTGGCGCTTCCCACGGCCTACCACCTGCTGCGCACCCTGGTGCACGAGGGGTATCTGCGGCGCGACCGCGGACTGTTCTTCCTCGGGGAGGCCGTCGAGCGGCTGAGCAGCAGCGGAGCGCGGCAGAAACGTCGCAGCACGGTGACCGACACCCTCGCCCGCTGGCGGGACGCGGTGGGCGCCCCCGTCTACTACGCGGTGTACCACGACGGCGAGATCGGTCTGGTCGGCGTCGCCGACACCCCGGCCGCCCCGGCTGTCGAGGAGTGGGCCGACTTCCGCGAGACCGCTCACGCCCACGCCCTGGGCCAGTGTCTCCTCGCGCAGCTCGACGAGGCGGCCCGGCGCGACCATCTCGACCGCTATCCGGTGCGGCCGGTCACTCCGTACACGGTGCGCGACGCCCACAGCCTGCTCCGCCGCCTCGAACGCGCCCGGGACAGCGAGATGGTGACCGAACGTCAGGAGTACGCGCTGGGGACGGTGTGCGCCGCGATCCCTCTCACGGTCGGCGCGACAGCGGCGTCCGTGGCGGTCTCGCTGCCCGTGCACCAGGCCGAACGGCTCCTCCCAGCGGTCCAGCGGCTGCAGGCGGAAATGCGCCGTCTGCCGGGGTCGCTCGCACTGTCTATCAGTATCTGAAAACTCACTCCTTGTGATCTGCTGTGTACGTTCAGCAAGATTCCCTCTGGTGTCAGGGTCCATGCCCGGCCAGTCCGCGGCGAATGACGGGGTAGGCGATGCGCGAATCCGTACAGGCAGAGGTCATGATGAGCTTTCTCGTGTCGGAGGAGCTTTCCTTCCGCATTCCGGTGGAGCTGCGTTATGACACCTGTGATCCCTACGCGGTGCGGCTGACCTTCCATTTGCCCGGAGACGCCCCGGTGACGTGGGCGTTCGGCCGGGAGCTGCTGGTCGACGGCGTGGGCAGGCCCTGCGGCGAGGGCGATGTGCGGGTCGCGCCGGTCGACCCCGACACCCTGGGCGAGGTGCTGATCCGGCTGCAGGTCGGCAGCGACCAGGCGCTGTTCCGCTCGTCGGCCGCCCCGCTCGTGGCCTTCCTCGACCGCACCGACAAGCTGGTGCCGCTGGGGCAGGAAGGGGCGCTCGCCGACTTCGACGCTCATCTCGACGACGCGCTGGACCGCATCCTCGCGGAGCAGAGCGCCGGCTGAGGCGTTGGGCCGACCGGGTGGGCCGGTGGCGTAACGCTTCAGCGCGCCCCCGGCCCGGCGCTCGACCCGCGACGGGGGACGTCAGCGCTTGCGGCGTCGGCCCCGTCCGCCCCGCACCATGGCCGGCCGGGGCTCCGGCGCGTGTCCCGCCGTCCGCCCGGGCACCGGGGCCCGGTCCGCCGGGCGGTCGGCCGAGACGACCAGCGCGGCCAGGGCCGTGGTGACCGGCACGGAGGCGACCAGGCCGATCGAGCCGATCAGCGTGCGCACGATCTCCTCCGCGACCAGCTCGCTGTTGGCGACCGTCCCCACGCCGCTCTGCGCGACCGAGAACAGCAGCAGCAGCGGCAGCGCGGCGCCCGCGTAGGCGAGCACCAAGGTGTTGACGACGGACGCGATGTGGTCGCGGCCGATGCGGATGCCCGCGCGGTACAGCGCGCGGCGTCCCATCGACGGGTTGGCCTCGTGCAGTTCCCACACCGCGGACGTCTGGGTGACGGTCACGTCGTCGAGGACACCGAGTGAGCCGATGATGATGCCCGCGAGCAGCAGGCCGCTCATGTCGATGTCCGGATAGAGACCGTGGATCAGGCCGGTGTTGTCGTCCGTATTGCCGGTGAGGGCCGACCAGCCGATGAACACGGACCCCAGGATGCCGATCAGCAGCAGCGAGACCAGGGTGCCGAGCACCGCCACCGAGGTGCGGGCCGACAGCCCGTGACAGAGGTACAGGGCGAGCAGCATGATCAGGCTCGCTCCCACCACCGCCACGA from Streptomyces sp. DH-12 carries:
- a CDS encoding phage holin family protein, translating into MKNFLVKTVANAGALAVAVWLLDKITLTGDDTGKEIGTLLLVALIFGVVNVLVKPVVNLLSLPLLILTLGLFTLVVNALMLLLTSWLAGQLDLSFHVEGFWTAVLGGLIISVVSWALNVVLPDGD
- a CDS encoding cupin domain-containing protein, with product MKAFRLDELEAERAANDGAYLQFLRERNMSVGLYALDAGAQDPQQPHGQDEVYFVVSGRASITVGTETTEVARGSVVYVPAGVPHKFHHISEDLRVLVVFSPPES
- a CDS encoding DUF5326 family protein, translated to MREIFTGLPWWVKWIAVPVIALVVFGGLIASVVGFVVGLLFKALVFVALVGGLIYVVRKFTASSSSRDW
- a CDS encoding IclR family transcriptional regulator C-terminal domain-containing protein produces the protein MGSVQRAMRLLETVAGHEHGAPAKQLARETGLALPTAYHLLRTLVHEGYLRRDRGLFFLGEAVERLSSSGARQKRRSTVTDTLARWRDAVGAPVYYAVYHDGEIGLVGVADTPAAPAVEEWADFRETAHAHALGQCLLAQLDEAARRDHLDRYPVRPVTPYTVRDAHSLLRRLERARDSEMVTERQEYALGTVCAAIPLTVGATAASVAVSLPVHQAERLLPAVQRLQAEMRRLPGSLALSISI
- a CDS encoding SsgA family sporulation/cell division regulator, which encodes MRESVQAEVMMSFLVSEELSFRIPVELRYDTCDPYAVRLTFHLPGDAPVTWAFGRELLVDGVGRPCGEGDVRVAPVDPDTLGEVLIRLQVGSDQALFRSSAAPLVAFLDRTDKLVPLGQEGALADFDAHLDDALDRILAEQSAG